One window of the Thermodesulfomicrobium sp. WS genome contains the following:
- the ispD gene encoding 2-C-methyl-D-erythritol 4-phosphate cytidylyltransferase, giving the protein MQLWCILLAAGQGSRLASATGGVAKQFLCVGGEPLYLSSARTLAAVPQMRGMVVVLPQEGFSLHAAQLETLLAEQPLGIEVRTAPGGARRQDSVAQGLCQVPASATHVLVHDAARPFVSASLVARLVDAWTDGCGGIIPGLAPTDTIKDCHDGCVVRTLDRRRLMAVQTPQLFAAEVLRRAHQWAREHEAEATDDASLVEALGACVRVVPGAAGNHKITHPEDLAMLTPPRPNRRHTIGFGYDVHAYGGDRPMVLGGMPIPGAPAVRAHSDGDVLLHALADAILGCLGAGDIGEHFPDSDPRWEAVPSSVLLDQVLERGRQQGLSIDHVDLTIIAQIPRLAPHREAIRANVARLLELSSHQVNLKATTEEGLGFTGRKEGIKAVAVVTGSVPC; this is encoded by the coding sequence ATGCAACTTTGGTGCATCCTCTTGGCCGCGGGCCAAGGCAGCCGTCTGGCCTCGGCCACGGGCGGCGTGGCCAAGCAATTCCTCTGCGTGGGCGGCGAGCCCTTGTATCTCTCCTCGGCCCGAACCCTGGCGGCAGTACCGCAGATGCGCGGCATGGTGGTAGTGCTCCCCCAGGAGGGCTTTTCCCTCCACGCCGCACAATTGGAGACATTGCTCGCAGAACAACCACTGGGCATCGAAGTCCGCACCGCACCCGGGGGTGCGCGGCGGCAGGATTCTGTCGCCCAAGGGCTCTGCCAGGTGCCGGCGTCCGCCACCCACGTGCTGGTGCACGACGCCGCGCGGCCCTTTGTCTCGGCCTCTCTCGTGGCCCGGCTTGTGGATGCCTGGACGGACGGTTGCGGCGGGATCATCCCCGGACTTGCTCCCACCGACACCATCAAAGACTGCCACGACGGATGCGTCGTGCGCACCCTGGACCGCCGCCGTCTCATGGCGGTGCAGACCCCGCAGCTCTTTGCCGCCGAGGTGCTGCGCCGCGCCCACCAATGGGCCCGCGAGCACGAGGCGGAGGCCACCGACGACGCGAGCCTCGTGGAGGCCCTCGGCGCGTGCGTGCGGGTGGTGCCCGGAGCAGCAGGCAACCATAAAATCACCCATCCCGAGGATTTGGCCATGCTCACCCCCCCACGCCCCAATCGGCGCCATACCATCGGCTTTGGCTACGATGTCCACGCCTACGGCGGCGACCGCCCCATGGTCTTGGGCGGCATGCCCATCCCCGGGGCGCCGGCCGTGCGCGCCCATTCCGACGGAGACGTGCTGCTCCACGCCCTGGCCGACGCCATCCTCGGTTGCCTGGGGGCAGGCGATATCGGCGAACACTTTCCCGACTCCGACCCGCGCTGGGAGGCCGTCCCTTCCAGCGTGCTCCTCGATCAGGTCCTGGAACGCGGCCGCCAGCAGGGTTTGAGCATCGATCACGTGGACCTGACGATCATCGCCCAGATCCCGCGCCTTGCCCCCCATCGGGAGGCCATCCGCGCCAATGTGGCCCGATTGCTGGAGCTTTCCTCCCACCAGGTGAACCTCAAGGCCACCACGGAAGAAGGCCTCGGGTTCACCGGCCGCAAGGAAGGCATCAAGGCCGTGGCCGTGGTCACGGGGAGTGTGCCATGCTAG
- the gltX gene encoding glutamate--tRNA ligase, which translates to MLDAATPWVVRFAPSPTGSLHLGNARTALLNFLLARKSGGRFLLRIEDTDTERSTFAAEAEILFALAWLGLTPDGPVVRQSTRIARYREVAMQLLDQGRAYPCFCSEKRLAAQRTAALEAGQAPRYDGRCRRIPQAEALARMTAGEPHTLRLAVEPQTISFDDAIKGPMEVPSSAFGDFVLLRSSGWPSYNFAVVVDDMDMGITLVVRGEDHLTNTARQILLYQALDAPIPRFAHHGLLVDRDGKKLSKRSGATTVMEAAQAGIPASALAQYLASISGAVDSAEPVTGLAELVTRFDPTSLGRGNAVFLPEELEHLAARAFRALPPQEICPKLAAVLPQDAPWHQLDPEAQAAIVRAALPASRHIHDLRQAIEPFTEPFPRYSAAAIAAAREGQAVLAALDAKLAHSPEGTCLSPAEAGALLQAVGKECGVRGRALYHPLRLALTGTDRGPELTAMFELVPVEILRARLRLFLHPESQETPCSSTTP; encoded by the coding sequence ATGCTAGACGCCGCCACGCCCTGGGTGGTCCGCTTCGCCCCCAGCCCCACGGGGAGCCTGCACCTGGGCAATGCCCGCACGGCGCTGCTCAATTTTCTCCTTGCCCGCAAAAGCGGCGGCCGGTTTCTGCTGCGCATCGAAGACACCGATACCGAGCGCTCCACCTTCGCCGCCGAGGCCGAGATCCTTTTTGCCCTGGCCTGGCTGGGACTGACGCCCGATGGCCCGGTGGTGCGGCAAAGCACCCGCATTGCCCGCTACCGCGAGGTGGCCATGCAGCTTCTCGACCAAGGCCGGGCCTACCCCTGCTTTTGCTCCGAGAAGCGCCTGGCCGCCCAGCGGACCGCCGCCCTCGAAGCCGGTCAAGCCCCACGCTACGACGGCCGCTGCCGCCGCATCCCCCAGGCAGAAGCCCTCGCCCGCATGACGGCCGGCGAACCCCACACCCTGCGCCTGGCGGTGGAGCCGCAAACCATCTCCTTCGACGACGCCATCAAGGGGCCTATGGAAGTGCCGTCCTCGGCCTTCGGCGACTTCGTCCTGCTGCGCTCCAGCGGCTGGCCGAGCTACAACTTCGCCGTGGTGGTGGATGACATGGACATGGGCATCACCCTGGTTGTGCGCGGCGAAGACCACCTCACCAATACCGCCCGCCAAATCCTCCTCTACCAGGCCCTGGACGCGCCCATCCCCCGCTTCGCCCACCACGGCCTCCTGGTGGACCGGGACGGCAAAAAGCTCTCCAAGCGCAGCGGCGCCACCACCGTGATGGAAGCCGCCCAGGCGGGAATCCCGGCCAGCGCACTGGCCCAGTATCTCGCTTCCATCTCCGGGGCCGTGGACAGCGCCGAGCCGGTCACGGGCCTCGCCGAACTCGTCACACGCTTCGATCCCACGAGTCTTGGCCGCGGCAACGCCGTGTTTCTCCCCGAAGAGTTGGAGCACCTGGCGGCCCGCGCCTTCCGCGCCCTGCCGCCGCAAGAGATCTGTCCCAAGCTCGCCGCCGTCCTTCCTCAGGACGCCCCGTGGCACCAGCTCGACCCGGAAGCCCAAGCCGCCATCGTCCGCGCCGCCCTTCCCGCCTCGCGCCATATCCATGATCTGCGCCAGGCCATCGAGCCCTTCACCGAGCCCTTTCCCCGCTACAGCGCCGCGGCCATTGCTGCGGCCCGGGAAGGGCAGGCCGTGCTCGCGGCGCTGGACGCCAAACTGGCGCACTCCCCCGAAGGAACGTGCCTGTCCCCTGCCGAGGCAGGCGCCCTGCTGCAGGCCGTGGGCAAGGAGTGCGGGGTCCGAGGCCGCGCCCTGTACCATCCGCTGCGCCTGGCCCTTACCGGCACCGACCGCGGCCCCGAGCTCACCGCCATGTTCGAACTCGTGCCCGTGGAAATCCTCCGGGCCCGTCTGCGCCTTTTCCTCCATCCCGAATCTCAGGAGACACCATGCAGCTCTACAACACCCTGA
- the cysS gene encoding cysteine--tRNA ligase, with protein MQLYNTLTRKKEPFQPLRDSHVSMYVCGITAYDYCHIGHARSAVVFDVLVRYLRSIGYKVTFVRNFTDVDDKIIARAAREGVDESTIAETYIAAFHEDMHRLGVVQADVEPKATEHILDMIEICQKLIQKGHAYATADGSVYFRVRSFAPYGQLSGHNLDDLRSGARVEPGEGKEDPLDFALWKGAKPQEPSWESPWGAGRPGWHIECSAMSERYLPLPLDIHGGGQDLIFPHHENEAAQTEAATGKPLARFWVHNGFVQIDAEKMSKSLGNFITIRDILSQHHPETLRLFLLTKHYRSPLDYTRAAMEEAETALRRAYLAKAAMEEALGSTKSWTEAPLPAELVVEATAIETKWDEAMDDDLNTAAALGHTFAFLRLVLRILEDKALRRTTGARDFLRHAMERLEGWGNVLGILLRPAAQFLSEVRTVRIQRRGIDTAAVGQLVAERQEARKAKDFAKADALREKLAAMGVTVQDTPNGPTWDVD; from the coding sequence ATGCAGCTCTACAACACCCTGACCCGCAAAAAAGAGCCGTTCCAGCCGCTGCGCGACAGCCACGTCAGTATGTACGTCTGCGGCATCACCGCCTACGACTACTGCCACATCGGCCATGCACGCTCTGCTGTGGTTTTTGATGTTTTGGTGCGCTATCTGCGATCCATCGGCTATAAAGTCACGTTCGTCCGCAACTTCACCGATGTGGACGATAAAATCATCGCCAGGGCTGCCCGGGAAGGGGTTGACGAATCCACCATTGCGGAAACCTACATCGCCGCATTTCACGAAGACATGCATCGCCTCGGCGTTGTCCAAGCCGATGTGGAGCCCAAGGCCACGGAACACATCCTGGATATGATCGAGATCTGCCAAAAGCTCATCCAAAAGGGCCACGCCTATGCCACTGCGGACGGCAGCGTCTATTTTCGGGTGCGCTCTTTTGCGCCCTACGGCCAGCTTTCCGGCCACAACCTCGACGATCTGCGCAGCGGCGCCCGTGTGGAGCCGGGAGAAGGCAAAGAGGACCCCTTGGATTTTGCCCTGTGGAAAGGGGCCAAGCCCCAAGAGCCCAGTTGGGAGAGCCCCTGGGGAGCGGGGCGGCCGGGCTGGCACATCGAGTGCTCGGCTATGAGCGAGCGCTATCTGCCGCTGCCTCTGGATATCCATGGCGGCGGTCAGGACCTTATCTTTCCGCACCACGAAAACGAGGCCGCGCAGACTGAGGCTGCCACGGGTAAGCCGTTGGCCCGCTTTTGGGTACATAACGGCTTCGTGCAGATCGATGCGGAAAAGATGTCCAAGTCCCTCGGGAACTTCATCACCATCCGCGACATTCTCTCCCAGCACCACCCCGAGACCCTGCGGCTCTTTCTCCTCACCAAGCACTACCGTAGTCCCCTGGACTATACCCGCGCCGCCATGGAAGAGGCCGAAACCGCCCTGCGCCGGGCGTATCTCGCCAAGGCCGCCATGGAAGAGGCGCTCGGCTCCACCAAGTCCTGGACCGAAGCCCCGCTGCCAGCGGAGTTGGTGGTGGAAGCCACGGCCATCGAGACCAAGTGGGACGAGGCCATGGACGACGACCTCAACACCGCCGCCGCCCTGGGGCACACCTTTGCCTTCCTGCGCCTGGTCTTGCGCATCCTGGAAGACAAGGCCCTGCGCCGCACCACCGGGGCTCGCGACTTTTTGCGCCACGCCATGGAACGCTTGGAGGGGTGGGGGAATGTGCTCGGCATCCTCCTGCGCCCGGCCGCCCAATTCTTGAGTGAAGTGCGCACGGTGCGCATCCAGCGCCGCGGCATCGATACCGCGGCCGTGGGCCAATTGGTGGCCGAACGCCAGGAAGCCCGCAAAGCCAAGGACTTCGCCAAGGCAGACGCCCTGCGCGAAAAGCTTGCTGCCATGGGAGTGACGGTCCAGGACACTCCGAACGGCCCGACGTGGGACGTGGACTAA
- the lipB gene encoding lipoyl(octanoyl) transferase LipB, whose amino-acid sequence MEILDLGFLDFDAAHARMLERVEARIVGAVGDALFLVEHPHVITLGRRDAASLIKAPAQELARLGVSVRRTERGGLVTYHGPGQLVVYPVVHLPSRGMGVRQHVGILEETTVAVAAALGVEALCRPGYPGVWTVGGAKLASVGVAVRRGVTFHGIAFNVAPDLRFFDLIDPCGLGVRMTSLTQERGRPVSLEEVKAAWVRQWLWRLPEPRPV is encoded by the coding sequence ATGGAAATTCTCGATTTGGGATTTCTCGACTTCGATGCCGCCCATGCCCGCATGCTGGAGCGGGTGGAGGCGCGCATCGTGGGCGCGGTGGGGGATGCGCTCTTCCTGGTGGAGCATCCCCACGTCATCACCTTGGGGCGGCGGGACGCCGCCTCTCTCATCAAGGCCCCAGCGCAGGAGTTGGCGCGTCTTGGGGTGTCGGTGCGCCGCACAGAGCGTGGCGGTTTGGTGACCTACCATGGGCCGGGGCAGCTCGTCGTGTATCCGGTGGTGCATCTGCCAAGCCGCGGCATGGGCGTACGTCAGCATGTGGGCATCCTGGAAGAAACCACCGTGGCTGTGGCCGCAGCCCTGGGTGTGGAGGCCCTGTGCCGGCCAGGCTACCCCGGAGTGTGGACCGTTGGGGGGGCCAAGCTCGCCTCGGTGGGGGTCGCGGTGCGCCGCGGGGTGACCTTCCACGGCATCGCCTTCAATGTGGCGCCGGATTTGCGTTTTTTCGATCTCATCGATCCGTGCGGCCTTGGAGTGCGCATGACCTCGCTCACGCAAGAACGGGGACGTCCTGTGTCCTTGGAGGAGGTCAAGGCCGCCTGGGTGCGGCAATGGCTGTGGCGGCTGCCTGAACCACGTCCGGTGTGA
- a CDS encoding DUF3276 family protein — protein MANEEKKELFSEKVIAGSRTYFFDVKEAKDGTKYLVISESRQGGSSYEHSRVMIFEEHLEAFVEGFQKTLQFLGVKTKSYNVDDVRQRYPKAYERWSPEEDEQLKIKYQAGIGIDELAGYFQRQPSAIRSRLAKLGLLPMQDQAEQ, from the coding sequence GTGGCGAACGAAGAGAAGAAAGAACTTTTTTCCGAGAAAGTGATAGCAGGCAGCCGAACCTACTTTTTCGACGTAAAAGAAGCCAAAGATGGAACCAAGTATTTGGTTATCAGCGAATCAAGGCAGGGAGGTTCGAGTTACGAGCATAGTCGGGTAATGATTTTTGAAGAGCATCTGGAAGCGTTTGTTGAAGGTTTCCAAAAGACTCTTCAGTTCTTGGGTGTGAAGACCAAGTCGTACAATGTTGATGACGTAAGGCAAAGGTATCCAAAGGCATACGAGCGTTGGTCACCTGAAGAAGACGAGCAATTGAAAATCAAATATCAAGCAGGCATTGGTATTGACGAATTGGCAGGTTACTTCCAAAGGCAGCCCAGTGCCATTCGTTCTCGCCTAGCGAAGTTGGGGCTGTTGCCAATGCAAGACCAAGCTGAACAATGA
- a CDS encoding IS110 family transposase, with amino-acid sequence MSKLSQPNSTLSEARPFASMSQVHPHAAGVDLGAHEIMVCVPGGENTQLVRSFGNYTADLQSIAAWLKEHHIETVAMESTGVYWIPLFETLEAAGFHCCLISSRSLRRIPGRKSDVLDCQWIQTLHSYGLLESSFRPEADLIALRTLLRHRAQLLEHRAPHVLHMQKALLQMNIQLSQALSDVTGVTGLAIIRAIVAGERDPHKLAALRNYRCHKDEEEIAKALTGTWREEHLFVLKQSLEMYDFYTRQIEACDAEIERTYAQVRPGEDGSDDDDLPPLPEHKRKSHSKNAPQAGQIRRHLKRICGVDVTAIHGVGEVLAQEMVMETGTDMSKFPNEKHFCSWLGLAPKNEISGGKVLRSATLKTRNRAGQAFRKAAASVMRSDCVFGVFYRRMKARLGPAQAAVATAHLIARVYYRMLKFKVEYQPLTVEQYEAKYRQQQVKYLQKKAAKLGYQLSPA; translated from the coding sequence ATGAGCAAACTCAGCCAACCCAATTCCACCCTGAGCGAAGCCCGCCCATTCGCCTCGATGAGCCAGGTTCACCCGCACGCCGCCGGAGTGGACCTCGGCGCGCACGAAATCATGGTCTGCGTGCCGGGCGGGGAGAACACCCAACTGGTGCGTTCCTTCGGCAACTACACCGCCGACCTGCAGTCCATCGCCGCCTGGCTGAAGGAACACCACATCGAGACGGTGGCGATGGAATCCACCGGCGTCTACTGGATCCCGCTCTTCGAGACGCTCGAAGCGGCGGGCTTCCACTGTTGCCTGATCAGTTCCCGCTCGCTGCGACGCATCCCGGGCCGCAAGTCGGACGTGCTGGACTGCCAGTGGATTCAGACCCTCCACTCCTACGGGCTGCTGGAGAGTTCCTTCCGTCCCGAAGCCGACCTGATCGCCCTGCGCACGCTGCTGCGTCACCGCGCCCAACTGCTGGAGCATCGCGCCCCGCACGTTCTCCACATGCAGAAGGCGCTGCTGCAAATGAACATCCAGCTCTCACAGGCGCTGAGCGACGTGACCGGAGTGACCGGCCTGGCCATCATCCGCGCCATCGTCGCCGGGGAGCGCGACCCGCACAAACTCGCCGCCCTGCGCAACTACCGCTGCCACAAGGACGAAGAAGAGATCGCCAAAGCCCTGACCGGGACATGGCGGGAGGAGCATCTCTTCGTGCTCAAGCAATCCCTGGAGATGTACGACTTCTACACCCGCCAGATCGAAGCCTGCGACGCCGAGATCGAGCGCACCTACGCTCAAGTTCGGCCCGGGGAAGACGGCTCGGACGATGACGACCTGCCCCCGCTCCCCGAACACAAACGCAAGAGCCACAGCAAGAACGCTCCCCAGGCTGGTCAAATTCGCAGGCATCTCAAGCGCATCTGCGGGGTGGACGTGACCGCCATCCACGGCGTCGGTGAAGTCCTTGCCCAGGAAATGGTGATGGAGACCGGCACGGATATGTCGAAGTTCCCCAACGAAAAGCATTTCTGCTCCTGGCTGGGGCTGGCGCCCAAGAACGAAATCTCCGGCGGCAAAGTCCTGCGCAGCGCCACCCTCAAGACGCGCAACCGGGCCGGGCAAGCCTTCCGCAAGGCCGCGGCTTCTGTCATGCGCTCCGATTGTGTCTTTGGCGTCTTCTACCGGCGCATGAAAGCCCGTCTCGGCCCGGCGCAGGCGGCCGTTGCCACCGCCCATCTGATTGCGCGGGTGTATTACCGCATGTTAAAGTTCAAAGTGGAATATCAGCCGTTGACCGTCGAACAATACGAAGCCAAATACCGCCAGCAGCAGGTCAAATACCTGCAAAAGAAAGCCGCTAAACTCGGCTATCAACTCTCCCCGGCATGA
- a CDS encoding DUF1801 domain-containing protein, with the protein MGTDSPTPKNVDEYIAIFPPNVRKILEKIRLTIREAAPDAEEKISYRMSTFYLKGNLVHFAAFRNHIGFYPTPSGIERFKQEISAYKSSKGAVQFPLDQPIPYDLKNCEV; encoded by the coding sequence ATGGGAACTGATTCACCAACACCCAAGAACGTTGATGAATACATTGCCATCTTTCCGCCGAATGTTCGAAAGATTTTAGAAAAGATAAGGCTGACAATCAGAGAAGCAGCGCCTGACGCAGAAGAAAAGATTAGCTACCGAATGTCGACTTTTTACCTGAAAGGCAATTTGGTTCATTTTGCCGCCTTCAGGAACCACATCGGATTCTATCCAACGCCGAGCGGAATTGAAAGGTTCAAACAGGAAATTTCAGCATATAAAAGCTCAAAAGGTGCTGTGCAATTTCCGCTTGATCAACCCATTCCGTACGATCTAAAAAATTGTGAAGTTTAG
- a CDS encoding TIR domain-containing protein → MARRVFYSFHYKEDNWRAAQVRNMGVVEGNAPVTDNEWESITRGGDQAIRNWIDEQLNGKSCTIVLIGTHTAGRKWINYEIEKSWNDGKGLLGIYIHNLQDREGRQSSKGSNPFDGFTMKRDRAKLSSIVKAYDPPYSVSTDVYAYIKRNLAAWVEEAIAIREKY, encoded by the coding sequence ATGGCACGTAGAGTTTTCTACAGTTTCCACTACAAAGAAGACAATTGGCGAGCGGCACAAGTGAGGAATATGGGTGTTGTTGAAGGCAATGCTCCTGTAACAGACAATGAGTGGGAATCTATTACACGTGGCGGAGACCAAGCAATAAGAAACTGGATTGACGAGCAGTTGAATGGCAAATCCTGTACAATTGTTCTGATAGGAACTCATACGGCAGGAAGAAAATGGATTAACTACGAAATTGAGAAGTCCTGGAATGATGGGAAGGGATTGCTTGGCATATATATACACAACCTACAAGACAGGGAAGGCCGTCAGTCGTCAAAAGGAAGCAATCCCTTCGATGGTTTTACGATGAAACGAGATAGAGCAAAATTATCAAGTATCGTGAAAGCATACGACCCTCCTTACTCTGTAAGCACTGATGTCTATGCCTATATCAAGCGCAACTTGGCGGCTTGGGTCGAAGAAGCAATCGCTATCCGCGAAAAATATTAG
- a CDS encoding transposase: MSKLSQPNSTLSEARPFASMSQVHPHAAGVDLGAHEIMVCVPGGENTQLVRSFGNYTADLQSIAAWLKEHHIETVAMESTGVYWIPLFETLEAAGFHCCLISSRSLRRIPGRKSDVLDCQWIQTLHSYGLLESSFRPEADLIALRTLLRHRAQLLEHRAPHVLHMQKALLQMNIQLSQALSDVTGVTGLAIIRAIVAGERDPHKLAALRNYRCHKDEEEIAKALTGTLRQAQGRPGGRSISSCSSNPWRCTTSTPARSKPATPRSSGPTLKFAPGKTARTMTTCPRFPNTNARATARTLPRLVKFAGISSASAGWT, translated from the coding sequence ATGAGCAAACTCAGCCAACCCAATTCCACCCTGAGCGAAGCCCGCCCGTTTGCCTCGATGAGCCAGGTTCACCCGCACGCCGCCGGAGTGGACCTCGGCGCGCACGAAATCATGGTCTGCGTGCCGGGCGGAGAGAACACCCAACTGGTGCGTTCCTTCGGCAATTATACCGCCGACCTGCAGTCCATCGCCGCCTGGCTGAAGGAACACCACATCGAGACGGTGGCGATGGAGTCCACCGGCGTCTACTGGATCCCGCTCTTCGAGACGCTCGAAGCGGCGGGCTTCCACTGTTGCCTGATCAGTTCGCGCTCGCTGCGGCGCATCCCGGGCCGCAAGTCGGACGTGCTGGACTGCCAGTGGATTCAGACCCTCCACTCCTACGGGCTGCTGGAGAGTTCCTTCCGTCCCGAAGCCGACCTGATCGCCCTGCGCACCCTGCTGCGTCACCGCGCCCAACTGCTGGAGCATCGCGCCCCGCACGTTCTCCACATGCAGAAGGCGCTGCTGCAAATGAACATCCAGCTCTCGCAGGCGCTGAGCGACGTGACCGGAGTGACCGGCCTGGCCATCATCCGCGCCATCGTCGCCGGGGAGCGCGACCCGCACAAACTCGCCGCCCTGCGCAACTACCGCTGCCACAAGGACGAAGAAGAGATCGCCAAAGCCCTGACCGGGACCCTTCGACAGGCTCAGGGCAGGCCTGGCGGGAGGAGCATCTCTTCGTGCTCAAGCAATCCCTGGAGATGTACGACTTCTACACCCGCCAGATCGAAGCCTGCGACGCCGAGATCGAGCGGACCTACGCTCAAGTTCGCCCCGGGGAAGACGGCTCGGACGATGACGACCTGCCCCCGCTTCCCGAACACAAACGCAAGAGCCACAGCAAGAACGCTCCCCAGGCTGGTCAAATTCGCAGGCATCTCAAGCGCATCTGCGGGGTGGACGTGA
- a CDS encoding transposase, producing the protein MTAIHGVGEVLAQEMVMETGTDMSKFPNEKHFCSWLGLAPKNEISGGKVLRSATLKTRNRAGQAFRKAAASVMRSDCVFGVFYRRMKARLGPAQAAVATAHLIARVYYRMLKFKVEYQPLTVEQYEAKYRQQQLKSLQKKAAKLGYQLSPA; encoded by the coding sequence GTGACCGCCATCCACGGCGTCGGCGAAGTCCTTGCCCAGGAAATGGTGATGGAGACCGGCACGGATATGTCGAAGTTCCCCAACGAAAAGCATTTCTGCTCCTGGCTGGGGCTGGCGCCCAAGAACGAAATCTCGGGCGGCAAAGTCCTGCGCAGCGCCACGCTCAAGACGCGCAACCGGGCCGGGCAAGCCTTCCGCAAGGCCGCGGCTTCTGTCATGCGCTCCGATTGCGTCTTTGGCGTCTTCTACCGGCGCATGAAAGCCCGTCTCGGCCCGGCGCAGGCGGCGGTTGCCACCGCCCATCTGATTGCGCGGGTGTATTACCGCATGTTAAAGTTCAAAGTGGAATATCAGCCGTTGACCGTCGAACAATACGAAGCCAAATACCGCCAGCAGCAACTCAAATCCCTGCAAAAGAAAGCCGCCAAACTCGGCTATCAACTCTCCCCGGCATGA
- a CDS encoding HigA family addiction module antitoxin, protein MTDKLKPVHPGEVLLEEFLKPMNLSQNRLAIDIGVDARRINEIVMGKRSVTADTALRLSRYFGTSPQFWLGLQAEYDLDVTLDSLGDRLEREVRPRVPA, encoded by the coding sequence ATGACCGATAAATTAAAGCCCGTTCATCCTGGTGAAGTGTTACTAGAAGAATTCCTGAAGCCGATGAATCTGAGCCAGAATCGCTTGGCTATCGATATAGGAGTTGATGCACGGCGTATCAATGAAATTGTGATGGGGAAACGAAGTGTTACAGCAGATACCGCCTTGCGTTTGTCTCGCTATTTTGGTACGTCCCCGCAATTCTGGCTTGGCTTGCAGGCAGAGTATGATTTGGATGTAACTCTCGATTCTTTGGGCGATCGCCTGGAGCGAGAAGTAAGACCCCGCGTGCCAGCGTAG
- a CDS encoding type II toxin-antitoxin system RelE/ParE family toxin translates to MIKTFKDDETQKIYHRQRSRKLPADIQQVALRKLRMINNAISINDLRVPPANRLEKLSGNRAGQWSIRINDQWRVCFRWEGSDAYDVEITDYH, encoded by the coding sequence GTGATAAAGACTTTCAAAGATGATGAAACCCAGAAGATTTATCATCGTCAACGCTCTCGAAAGTTGCCTGCCGATATTCAGCAGGTTGCTCTGCGAAAGTTACGCATGATAAACAACGCTATTTCCATCAATGACTTGCGAGTGCCGCCTGCTAATCGCCTTGAAAAGTTGAGCGGCAATCGTGCAGGTCAATGGAGTATTCGGATAAATGACCAGTGGCGTGTTTGTTTTCGGTGGGAAGGCAGTGACGCTTACGATGTTGAGATTACGGATTATCACTAG
- a CDS encoding NifB/NifX family molybdenum-iron cluster-binding protein, translating to MMASRVRVAVPSEQPGGMEAGVSAHFGHCELYTLVDVEDGVVAAVETLPNIPHQEGGCLAPVQYLASHGVCALIAGGMGMRPLLGFQQAGIQVFYGAGAPSVGAALQAFLAGRLPQFSPHNTCGGGGGGCGGHH from the coding sequence ATGATGGCATCACGAGTGCGGGTGGCTGTTCCCTCGGAGCAGCCTGGTGGCATGGAGGCCGGGGTGAGCGCCCACTTCGGGCATTGCGAGCTCTATACGCTGGTGGATGTGGAAGACGGTGTGGTGGCTGCGGTGGAGACCCTGCCCAATATCCCCCACCAGGAAGGCGGGTGCTTGGCCCCGGTGCAGTATCTGGCTTCCCATGGGGTTTGCGCCTTGATTGCCGGTGGCATGGGCATGCGGCCGCTTTTGGGCTTCCAGCAAGCGGGGATCCAGGTGTTCTATGGGGCTGGCGCCCCCAGTGTCGGGGCTGCGCTACAGGCCTTTCTGGCCGGGCGGCTTCCGCAATTTTCTCCGCACAATACCTGCGGCGGGGGTGGTGGCGGCTGCGGCGGCCATCACTAA